From Actinomycetota bacterium, a single genomic window includes:
- the uvrC gene encoding excinuclease ABC subunit UvrC, protein MENPALAFRPEPGSIPDAPGCYQFKDRRGRVVYVGKAKSLRQRVSSYFQAWHNIAPRTQAMLEAAHSVEWIVVDSDVESLHLEYNLIKQHRPRYNVKYRDDKSYPYLVLTTSEEVPRARVMRNPRSKDDRRFGPFAHAYAIRDTLDLLLRVFPVRTCSQGIYDRCARTGRPCLYYHIGRCSAPCVGHVSVDEHRTLVEALADFLDGNSAPVLDRLESQMREASSEQEYERAAMLRDQLFAARRALEKQQMALDRPEDLDAIAVHQDELEAAVQVFFVRGGRVVGRKGWTVDKVEPLQLAELLTSFLLQLYEERDDDVPPLVLVPTEPEDAEALSDLLAELRGRNVAFRVPQRGHKRALLDTVAENARESFQRHRLKRASDFNTRSQALRELQAALDLDEAPLRIECFDISHLGGTEVVGSMVVFEDGLPRKSDYRRFKLSLDRNDDFAAMREVIRRRFRRYIDEQSAPVEGRRFAYPPNLVIVDGGAGQLGAALEGVGDLDLDGVEFAALAKRFEELHRPDQARPVALPRGSEALYLVQRIRDEAHRFAITYQRQRRSRAVRGSVLEDIPGVGPARRQALLKHFGSVKAIRQASLDDLAAVPGVSLTIATAVRQHLESADDDQPAVAGPGGT, encoded by the coding sequence GTGGAGAACCCCGCTCTCGCCTTCCGTCCCGAGCCCGGCTCGATCCCCGACGCGCCGGGCTGCTACCAGTTCAAGGACCGACGCGGTCGCGTGGTCTACGTGGGCAAGGCGAAGTCGCTCCGCCAGCGGGTCTCGAGCTACTTCCAGGCGTGGCACAACATCGCACCCCGGACCCAGGCGATGCTCGAGGCTGCGCACTCGGTCGAGTGGATCGTGGTCGACAGCGACGTCGAATCGCTGCACCTCGAGTACAACCTGATCAAGCAGCACCGGCCGCGCTACAACGTTAAGTACCGCGACGACAAGAGCTACCCCTACCTGGTCCTCACCACCTCGGAAGAGGTCCCGCGGGCGCGCGTCATGCGCAACCCCCGGTCGAAGGACGATCGGCGCTTCGGCCCGTTCGCGCACGCCTACGCCATCCGCGACACCCTGGACCTGCTCCTGCGTGTCTTCCCCGTGCGGACGTGTTCGCAGGGCATCTACGACCGTTGCGCACGTACGGGACGGCCGTGCCTCTACTACCACATCGGTCGTTGCTCGGCTCCGTGCGTCGGGCACGTGTCGGTGGATGAGCACCGCACGCTCGTCGAGGCACTGGCCGACTTCCTCGACGGCAACAGCGCGCCCGTCCTCGATCGCCTCGAGAGCCAGATGCGCGAGGCGTCCTCCGAGCAGGAGTACGAGCGCGCGGCGATGCTGCGCGATCAGCTCTTCGCCGCCCGCCGAGCGCTCGAGAAGCAGCAGATGGCGCTCGACCGCCCCGAGGACCTCGATGCCATCGCGGTCCACCAGGACGAGCTCGAGGCCGCCGTTCAGGTCTTCTTCGTGCGCGGCGGACGCGTCGTCGGACGCAAGGGCTGGACCGTCGACAAGGTGGAACCCCTCCAGCTGGCGGAGCTGTTGACCTCGTTCCTCCTCCAGTTGTACGAGGAACGTGATGACGACGTCCCACCCCTCGTACTCGTGCCGACCGAACCCGAGGACGCGGAGGCGCTGTCGGACCTGCTCGCGGAACTGCGCGGCCGGAACGTGGCCTTCCGCGTGCCGCAACGAGGGCACAAGCGCGCCCTCCTGGACACGGTCGCCGAGAACGCGCGCGAGTCGTTCCAGCGCCACCGGCTGAAGCGTGCGTCGGACTTCAACACACGATCGCAGGCGCTCCGTGAGCTGCAAGCGGCTCTCGATCTCGACGAGGCGCCCTTGCGTATCGAGTGCTTCGACATCAGCCACCTCGGCGGTACCGAGGTCGTGGGCTCGATGGTGGTGTTCGAGGACGGGCTGCCGCGCAAGTCCGACTACCGGCGCTTCAAGCTCTCACTCGACCGCAACGACGACTTCGCAGCGATGCGTGAGGTGATCCGCCGACGCTTCCGCCGCTACATCGACGAGCAGTCCGCGCCGGTCGAGGGCCGCAGGTTCGCCTACCCGCCCAACCTGGTGATCGTCGACGGAGGAGCGGGGCAACTGGGGGCAGCACTCGAGGGGGTCGGGGATCTCGACCTCGACGGCGTCGAGTTCGCTGCTCTGGCGAAGCGCTTCGAGGAGTTGCACCGACCCGACCAGGCTCGCCCGGTGGCCCTCCCCCGCGGCAGCGAGGCGCTCTACCTCGTGCAGAGGATCCGCGACGAGGCTCACCGCTTCGCCATCACCTACCAGCGTCAGCGGCGTTCGCGCGCCGTGCGCGGCTCGGTCCTCGAGGACATCCCCGGAGTGGGACCGGCGCGACGCCAGGCGCTGCTCAAGCACTTCGGATCGGTCAAGGCGATCCGACAGGCGTCGCTGGACGACCTCGCAGCCGTGCCCGGGGTCTCGCTTACCATCGCGACCGCCGTCCGACAGCATCTGGAGTCTGCGGACGACGACCAGCCGGCGGTCGCGGGACCGGGAGGAACGTGA
- the gap gene encoding type I glyceraldehyde-3-phosphate dehydrogenase codes for MALRVAINGFGRIGRNFFRAAKRRGLDLDLVAVNDLTDPETLGLLLKYDSVHGRYDGTVEVSGDGLIVDGDEFKVLAERDPAELPWKQLEVDVVVESTGFFTDRDGASKHLEAGAKKVIISAPAKGPDTTLVLGVNEDTYDPAEHHIISNASCTTNSVVPMAKVLHEAFGIDKGLMTTVHAYTGDQNLQDGPHKDHRRARAAAVSIIPTTTGAARAASLALPDLEGRLDGLALRVPVPDGSITDLVCVLSRETTIDEINDAFRQAAEGPLTGIIEYSTEPLVSADIVGNPHSCVFDAPSTMANGSLVKVMGWYDNEWGYSNRLAELVEFVGERL; via the coding sequence ATGGCCCTGCGCGTCGCGATCAACGGCTTCGGTCGCATCGGCCGCAACTTCTTCCGCGCGGCGAAGCGGCGCGGCCTCGACCTCGATCTCGTGGCCGTCAACGACCTGACGGACCCCGAGACGCTGGGGCTGCTGCTCAAGTACGACAGCGTTCACGGTCGCTACGACGGGACCGTCGAGGTGAGCGGTGACGGCCTGATCGTGGATGGCGACGAGTTCAAGGTGCTCGCCGAGCGGGATCCCGCCGAGCTGCCGTGGAAGCAGCTCGAGGTCGACGTCGTGGTGGAATCGACCGGCTTCTTCACCGACCGCGATGGCGCATCGAAGCACCTCGAGGCCGGTGCCAAGAAGGTGATCATCTCCGCGCCGGCCAAGGGTCCCGACACGACGTTGGTGCTCGGGGTGAACGAGGACACCTACGATCCTGCCGAGCACCACATCATCAGTAACGCCTCGTGCACCACGAACTCGGTCGTGCCGATGGCCAAGGTCCTGCACGAGGCCTTCGGGATCGACAAGGGCCTGATGACGACGGTCCACGCTTACACGGGCGACCAGAACCTCCAGGACGGACCGCACAAGGATCACCGCCGCGCGCGCGCCGCTGCGGTGTCGATCATCCCGACGACGACGGGTGCAGCCCGCGCTGCGTCGCTGGCGCTGCCCGATCTCGAGGGTCGACTCGACGGCCTCGCGCTGCGGGTGCCGGTCCCCGACGGCTCGATCACCGACCTCGTCTGCGTCCTCTCGCGGGAGACGACGATCGACGAGATCAACGACGCGTTCCGGCAGGCGGCCGAGGGTCCGTTGACCGGCATCATCGAGTACTCCACCGAGCCGCTGGTGTCCGCCGACATCGTGGGCAACCCGCACTCGTGCGTCTTCGACGCGCCGAGCACGATGGCCAACGGCAGCCTGGTCAAGGTGATGGGTTGGTACGACAACGAGTGGGGCTACTCCAACCGGCTGGCGGAGCTGGTCGAGTTCGTGGGCGAGCGGCTCTGA
- a CDS encoding ABC transporter substrate-binding protein: protein MKPSRSFTRVIAGAAAVALLATACGGDDDTTDEPTDGATAAPTDGGTATDGEVPTELSGVTVVDDRTLEVALKSPDPAFVQQLQYPGYYAVPQAFFDDPEGFDEQPIGNGPFMLTEPWNHDVEIVTEAFPDYQGSDPPDAPGIIFAIYPDSETAYTDLIAGNLDVSDELPAPQVADAQERFGDRFGESPDTSINYLGLPSYVDWLADNPQMRAALSMAIDRAAITSTVLDDTRDPAAGFIAPGIPGARSEDAPCPNWAFDADAAAAAFEEAGGLDALPETLEIWFNTGSVHELWTEAVANQWNQVLGIPIERVAFQGLEFSEYLPLSDEQGFTGPFRLGWGMDYPHPQNFLEPLFHSASHPPAGSNTTFYTNPDFDAKLAEANETAASEGLDAAIPLYQEAEDMLCNDITVIPMFYGQNQYAWNETVDNVFVDAFGDINYTEITADAPFTTFIVEPEHLTPMLSNESEGIAVLKGVFKGLVDTDPRTTETFLQHAESIESEDGGQTWTIVLKDGWTWHDGTAITAQDYANAWNFAALGSNGAQNNSFFSNWQGYDEMNPPSATESPTG, encoded by the coding sequence ATGAAGCCTTCCCGCAGCTTCACTCGCGTCATCGCGGGTGCCGCCGCCGTGGCGCTCCTCGCCACGGCGTGTGGCGGCGATGACGACACCACCGACGAGCCCACCGATGGTGCGACCGCGGCACCCACCGACGGTGGCACCGCGACCGACGGAGAGGTGCCCACCGAGCTCTCCGGTGTGACGGTCGTGGACGACCGGACGCTCGAGGTCGCTCTGAAGTCGCCCGACCCCGCCTTCGTCCAGCAGCTGCAGTACCCCGGCTACTACGCGGTGCCGCAGGCGTTCTTCGACGACCCGGAGGGCTTCGACGAGCAGCCCATCGGCAACGGCCCGTTCATGCTCACCGAACCCTGGAACCACGACGTCGAGATCGTGACCGAGGCGTTCCCCGACTACCAGGGCTCCGACCCGCCCGACGCCCCGGGCATCATCTTCGCGATCTATCCCGACAGCGAGACGGCGTACACCGACCTGATCGCCGGCAACCTCGACGTCAGCGACGAGCTGCCAGCGCCGCAGGTCGCGGACGCGCAGGAGCGCTTCGGGGACCGCTTCGGCGAGTCGCCGGACACGTCCATCAACTACCTCGGTCTGCCCAGCTACGTCGATTGGCTCGCCGACAACCCGCAGATGCGTGCGGCGCTGTCGATGGCGATCGATCGCGCGGCCATCACCTCGACCGTCCTCGACGACACCCGTGATCCGGCCGCTGGGTTCATCGCGCCGGGTATCCCGGGCGCCCGCTCCGAGGACGCACCGTGTCCGAACTGGGCGTTCGACGCCGACGCTGCCGCGGCGGCGTTCGAGGAGGCCGGTGGCCTCGACGCCTTGCCCGAGACGCTCGAGATCTGGTTCAACACCGGGTCCGTCCACGAGCTGTGGACCGAGGCCGTCGCCAACCAGTGGAACCAGGTGCTCGGCATCCCGATCGAGCGCGTGGCGTTCCAGGGCCTGGAGTTCTCCGAGTACCTGCCGCTGTCGGACGAGCAGGGCTTCACCGGCCCGTTCCGTCTCGGCTGGGGCATGGACTACCCGCACCCCCAGAACTTCCTCGAGCCGCTGTTCCACAGCGCCAGCCACCCGCCGGCGGGGTCGAACACGACCTTCTACACCAACCCGGACTTCGACGCGAAGCTGGCTGAGGCGAACGAGACGGCGGCGTCCGAGGGTCTGGATGCGGCCATCCCGCTGTACCAGGAGGCCGAGGACATGCTGTGCAACGACATCACGGTGATCCCGATGTTCTACGGGCAGAACCAGTACGCGTGGAACGAGACGGTGGACAACGTGTTCGTCGATGCGTTCGGGGACATCAACTACACCGAGATCACGGCGGACGCGCCGTTCACGACGTTCATCGTCGAGCCTGAGCACCTGACGCCGATGCTGTCGAACGAGTCCGAGGGGATCGCGGTCCTCAAGGGTGTCTTCAAGGGCCTGGTCGACACCGACCCGCGCACGACGGAGACGTTCCTGCAGCACGCGGAGTCGATCGAGTCCGAGGACGGTGGCCAGACCTGGACCATCGTGCTCAAGGACGGCTGGACGTGGCACGACGGGACGGCGATCACCGCGCAGGACTACGCGAACGCGTGGAACTTCGCAGCGCTGGGTTCCAACGGTGCGCAGAACAACTCGTTCTTCTCGAACTGGCAGGGCTACGACGAGATGAACCCACCGTCGGCGACCGAGAGCCCGACGGGCTGA
- a CDS encoding ABC transporter permease, giving the protein MTDQTDEPTGGPTQQVDDARPGMPDAPTLPSEEVAREADPAAPPEGEVQREGSLWGDAWRDLKRNPLFIVSAVIMVIFLLMAYFPTLFTWFYPGDTNPRNCLLSRSLQRPDATHWFGFDLQGCDYYARTVYGAKVSMSIGLLVTGFALLIAVTLGSIAGYFGGLVDTLIARMTDIWFAIPVILGGIVILSTLRDRTILGINLGQRGLMQVSLVLVLLGWPTMLRLMRSQVIQTKEADYVEAARALGARDLRIIIRHILPNAISPVIVYATITIGIIITAEAALSFLGVGLQLPEISWGLMINGAQNRILQTPHLLFFPALFLSLTVFSFILMGDALRDALDPKLR; this is encoded by the coding sequence ATGACTGATCAGACCGACGAGCCGACGGGCGGTCCGACGCAGCAGGTGGACGACGCCCGCCCGGGCATGCCCGACGCCCCGACGCTGCCGTCCGAGGAGGTCGCGCGCGAGGCGGATCCCGCAGCCCCACCCGAGGGTGAGGTCCAGCGCGAGGGCAGCCTGTGGGGGGACGCGTGGCGCGATCTGAAGCGCAACCCCCTGTTCATCGTGTCTGCCGTGATCATGGTGATCTTCCTGCTCATGGCCTACTTCCCGACCCTGTTCACGTGGTTCTACCCCGGTGACACCAACCCGCGGAACTGCCTGCTCTCGCGCTCGCTCCAGCGCCCCGATGCGACCCACTGGTTCGGCTTCGACCTCCAGGGCTGCGATTACTACGCCCGCACCGTCTACGGAGCGAAGGTGTCCATGAGCATCGGTCTGCTGGTCACGGGGTTCGCGCTCCTGATCGCGGTCACGCTCGGCTCGATCGCGGGCTACTTCGGCGGCCTCGTCGACACTCTCATCGCGCGGATGACCGACATCTGGTTCGCGATCCCGGTGATCCTCGGTGGCATCGTGATCCTGTCGACCCTGCGGGACCGCACCATCCTCGGTATCAACCTGGGGCAGCGCGGCCTGATGCAGGTGAGCCTGGTGCTGGTCCTGCTGGGGTGGCCGACGATGCTGCGGCTGATGCGCTCGCAGGTGATCCAGACCAAGGAGGCCGACTACGTCGAGGCGGCGCGCGCCCTCGGAGCTCGCGATCTGCGCATCATCATCCGTCACATCCTGCCCAACGCCATCAGCCCGGTGATCGTGTACGCGACCATCACGATCGGCATCATCATCACCGCCGAGGCGGCGCTGTCCTTCCTGGGCGTGGGTCTGCAGCTGCCCGAGATCTCCTGGGGCCTGATGATCAACGGTGCCCAGAACCGCATCCTGCAGACCCCCCATCTGCTGTTCTTCCCGGCACTCTTCCTCAGTCTCACGGTGTTCAGCTTCATCCTGATGGGTGACGCGCTCCGTGACGCTCTCGACCCGAAGCTGCGCTGA
- the whiA gene encoding DNA-binding protein WhiA, whose protein sequence is MTESVGEGRRAGTSFTDRVRQELARIEPERACDQLAELAALLRLAGGLHLRGGDAGNSVALEVETTSGAVARRVYALLQRYEVDTELRVRQPGGVRRRSTYVVAVTTGARAVATATGLLDGDGRPGHDVSETLLRGECDRRAYARGALLAAASFSTPGRAPHLEIAVRDAAVAQRIAGLLTDLTAGNATVNRTRRGHRVVLKSTEAIAHLLAATGAGDAYLAWEEHRLRRQLRAEATRLANADAANLQRAVAAASTQLRDVERAVAVLGWQGMSDGLRQVALARLANPSASLSELGELCDPPVDKSSVLRRLRRLSELADEAGSGVTEA, encoded by the coding sequence GTGACGGAGAGCGTGGGCGAGGGGCGGAGAGCGGGCACCTCCTTCACCGATCGGGTGCGCCAGGAGCTGGCACGGATCGAGCCCGAGCGCGCGTGTGACCAGCTCGCCGAACTCGCCGCGTTGCTGCGCTTGGCGGGTGGCTTGCACCTTCGGGGCGGCGACGCCGGGAACAGCGTGGCGCTCGAGGTCGAGACGACGTCAGGCGCGGTCGCCCGCCGTGTCTACGCGCTGCTCCAGCGCTACGAGGTCGACACCGAGCTGCGGGTCCGGCAACCCGGCGGCGTCCGGCGCCGCTCGACCTACGTCGTGGCCGTCACCACGGGAGCGCGCGCGGTCGCGACGGCCACGGGCCTGCTCGACGGCGATGGCCGCCCCGGTCACGACGTGTCCGAGACCCTGCTGCGCGGCGAGTGTGACCGTCGCGCGTACGCACGCGGAGCCCTGTTGGCGGCAGCGAGCTTCAGCACTCCTGGGCGGGCCCCTCACCTCGAGATCGCGGTGAGGGACGCGGCGGTCGCGCAGCGCATCGCCGGCCTGCTGACCGACCTCACGGCGGGCAACGCGACGGTCAACCGGACACGGCGGGGTCACCGCGTCGTGCTGAAGTCGACGGAAGCGATCGCCCACCTGCTGGCCGCGACGGGGGCGGGGGACGCGTACCTGGCCTGGGAGGAGCACCGTCTGCGTCGTCAGTTGCGGGCTGAGGCCACGCGCCTCGCGAACGCCGACGCCGCGAACCTGCAGCGTGCGGTCGCTGCCGCGAGCACCCAGCTCCGAGATGTCGAGCGCGCGGTCGCCGTACTCGGATGGCAGGGGATGTCGGATGGACTGCGCCAGGTAGCGCTGGCGCGACTCGCGAACCCGTCGGCTTCGCTCTCCGAACTCGGCGAGCTGTGCGATCCACCGGTCGACAAGTCCTCGGTGCTGCGCAGGCTCCGGCGGCTCAGCGAGCTCGCGGACGAGGCGGGCAGCGGCGTGACCGAGGCCTGA
- a CDS encoding YvcK family protein → MSSFDTAVLIDRGVGPGPGDGSRAVAIGGGHGLNRCLRALTHVADDVTAIVTSADDGGSSGRLRRDLGVVPPGDLRMALAALSPRGDLIDLLQYRFGSGELDGHSLGNLIIVAAADLADGDLVEGLERVGRLLGCRGHVVPCSLEPLHLGARVGGRDIEGQVRVALSARVEKVWIAPADVAATPRALEAIERADVIVLGPGSLYTSIIPNLLVPDLAIAVASSRVPVVLVANLREQPGETEGMALHEHVEALLEHAPKLTVDTVIAHVGASPVGAGAPLEVDDEALRTHGARVVTADLLDGADGHDPLKLASILAKVLRESSKPSP, encoded by the coding sequence ATGAGCTCGTTCGACACGGCCGTGCTCATCGACCGGGGGGTCGGTCCGGGCCCTGGTGACGGCAGCCGCGCGGTCGCCATCGGCGGTGGGCACGGTCTCAACCGCTGCCTCCGGGCACTGACGCACGTCGCCGACGACGTGACCGCGATCGTCACCTCGGCGGACGATGGTGGGTCGTCGGGACGGTTGCGTCGCGATCTCGGTGTCGTTCCGCCCGGCGATCTGCGCATGGCGTTGGCGGCCCTCAGCCCACGGGGCGATCTCATCGACTTGCTTCAGTACCGGTTCGGGTCGGGCGAGCTCGACGGACACAGCCTCGGCAACCTCATCATCGTGGCCGCCGCCGATCTGGCGGACGGCGACCTCGTCGAGGGACTCGAGCGGGTGGGGAGACTCCTGGGATGCCGCGGACACGTCGTCCCGTGCTCGCTCGAACCCCTCCACCTGGGCGCGCGCGTCGGAGGTAGGGACATCGAAGGCCAGGTCAGGGTCGCGCTGTCCGCCCGCGTCGAGAAGGTCTGGATCGCTCCCGCCGACGTCGCTGCCACACCACGCGCCCTCGAGGCCATCGAGAGGGCCGACGTGATCGTCCTCGGTCCGGGGTCGCTCTACACGAGCATCATCCCCAACCTCCTCGTTCCTGACCTTGCCATCGCCGTGGCCTCGAGCCGAGTTCCGGTGGTGCTCGTCGCCAACCTCCGAGAGCAACCGGGCGAGACCGAGGGCATGGCTCTCCACGAGCACGTCGAGGCGCTGCTCGAGCACGCCCCGAAGCTGACCGTGGACACGGTCATCGCCCACGTGGGAGCCTCGCCGGTGGGAGCGGGAGCTCCGCTCGAGGTTGACGACGAGGCGCTGCGCACCCACGGCGCACGCGTGGTGACCGCCGACCTCCTGGACGGCGCAGACGGACACGATCCGCTCAAGCTCGCCTCGATCCTCGCCAAGGTCCTGCGCGAGAGCTCGAAGCCGTCGCCGTGA
- the rapZ gene encoding RNase adapter RapZ: MSSQTIPEPVDDVASRVEVLVVTGMSGAGRTHAAKVLEDLGYFVIDNLPPMLISRVTELARTPGSSVDRIVLVTDVRGREFFDALEDEVSRLREAEDVDLRLIFLEASDDELVARFEASRRRHPMGADDGVLTGIRREREHLEALRGSADLVLDTSDLTVHDLRDRLVEVFGTAARAALQISVVSFGFKYGLPRDADIVLDVRFLPNPHWVEDLRPYNGLDDPVRDYVLGQDSTGPYLERVEQLLEVSVPGFIEEGKRYLTIAVGCTGGKHRSVVVSERIGAHLRASTDLPVTVDHRDLGRE, translated from the coding sequence GTGAGCAGCCAGACCATCCCCGAGCCCGTCGACGACGTGGCGTCGCGCGTCGAGGTCCTCGTGGTCACCGGCATGTCGGGGGCGGGGCGAACCCACGCCGCGAAGGTGCTCGAGGACCTGGGGTACTTCGTGATCGACAACCTGCCCCCGATGCTCATCTCCCGTGTCACCGAGCTCGCACGGACGCCGGGGAGCAGCGTGGATCGCATCGTGCTGGTCACCGATGTGCGGGGCCGCGAGTTCTTCGACGCCCTCGAGGACGAGGTGAGCCGGCTGCGGGAGGCCGAGGACGTCGACCTCCGCCTCATCTTCCTCGAAGCGTCGGACGACGAGCTCGTCGCTCGGTTCGAGGCGTCGCGTCGGCGACATCCCATGGGTGCTGACGACGGCGTCCTCACGGGCATACGGCGCGAGCGCGAGCACCTCGAGGCGCTACGAGGCAGCGCGGACCTGGTCCTCGACACCTCGGATCTGACGGTCCACGATCTGCGCGACCGTCTCGTCGAGGTCTTCGGCACCGCGGCGCGAGCCGCACTGCAGATCTCGGTGGTGTCGTTCGGTTTCAAGTACGGCCTGCCGCGCGATGCCGACATCGTGCTCGACGTACGCTTCCTGCCCAACCCTCATTGGGTCGAGGACCTGCGTCCGTACAACGGGCTCGACGATCCCGTGCGCGACTACGTGCTCGGCCAGGACAGCACCGGTCCCTACCTCGAGCGTGTGGAGCAGCTCCTGGAGGTCAGCGTCCCGGGGTTCATCGAGGAGGGCAAGCGCTACCTGACGATCGCGGTCGGCTGTACGGGCGGCAAGCACCGGTCGGTCGTGGTCTCCGAGCGGATCGGGGCGCACCTACGCGCGTCGACCGATCTGCCGGTCACCGTCGATCACCGGGACCTGGGGCGCGAATGA
- a CDS encoding ABC transporter permease → MGRYMIRRLLQFIPVFFGATLLIFFLVFAMPGDPIRALGGERSMPDSVRTALRDAYHLDDPFFVQYGKYMGVVPDDETGFSGIVQGDFGTDFRRRPVWDIMKQRIPNTIRLAIGAFIFEAVLGLIAGIMAGIRKNSFVDNLVLVSTIVVISIPIFVLGFIAQLLVGVQFDLLPVAGTRQGWQSFVLPSIVLGSVSLAYIARLTRTSLVENLRADYVRTATSKGLTRGRVVGIHALRNSLIPVVTFLGVDLGNLMGGAIITETIFNIPGVGREVFQATLRQEGSVVVGIVTFLVIVYVVSNLLVDVLYAVLDPRIRYD, encoded by the coding sequence GTGGGCCGGTACATGATCCGCAGGCTCCTGCAGTTCATCCCGGTCTTCTTCGGCGCGACCCTCCTGATCTTCTTCCTCGTGTTCGCGATGCCGGGCGATCCCATCCGGGCGCTCGGCGGCGAGCGCTCGATGCCGGACTCCGTCCGGACCGCCCTGCGTGACGCGTACCACCTCGACGATCCCTTCTTCGTCCAGTACGGCAAGTACATGGGGGTCGTCCCCGACGACGAGACGGGGTTCTCGGGGATCGTCCAGGGCGACTTCGGGACCGACTTCCGGCGCCGTCCCGTCTGGGACATCATGAAGCAGCGCATCCCCAACACCATCCGGCTGGCGATCGGTGCGTTCATCTTCGAGGCCGTCCTCGGGCTCATCGCCGGGATCATGGCCGGCATCCGGAAGAACAGCTTCGTCGACAACCTCGTCCTCGTCTCGACGATCGTGGTGATCTCGATACCGATCTTCGTACTGGGCTTCATCGCCCAGCTGCTCGTCGGCGTCCAGTTCGACCTCCTTCCTGTCGCGGGGACCCGTCAGGGCTGGCAGAGCTTCGTGCTGCCCTCGATCGTCCTCGGGTCGGTCTCACTCGCCTACATCGCCCGGCTGACGCGGACGAGCCTGGTCGAGAACCTCCGCGCCGACTACGTCCGCACCGCGACCTCGAAGGGCCTCACGCGAGGCCGCGTGGTCGGCATCCACGCACTGCGCAACTCGCTCATCCCGGTCGTGACGTTCCTGGGCGTCGATCTGGGCAACCTCATGGGCGGGGCGATCATCACCGAGACCATCTTCAACATCCCTGGCGTGGGACGCGAGGTGTTCCAGGCGACGCTGCGACAGGAGGGCAGCGTCGTGGTCGGGATCGTGACCTTCCTGGTGATCGTGTACGTCGTCTCGAACCTGCTCGTGGACGTGCTCTACGCCGTCCTCGATCCTCGGATCCGGTATGACTGA
- a CDS encoding phosphoglycerate kinase yields the protein MTVPALEGVRLVADLDVDGERVLLRADLNAPLTDGAVADDLRLTAALDTLRHLLERGARVVLCSHLGRPAGEPDPALSLSPVGRRLGELLGQPVPVAADVIGPDARARVDALGAGEVVLLENLRFEPGEMANDDAFADALSDLVDRYVDDAFGACHRAHASITGVPARVPGAAGLLLQRELAVLGRLLHDPPRPYVAVLGGAKVSDKLGVLRNLLTKVDALVVGGAMCFTFLRAEGADVGGSRVEDEQVETVRDLVADARAGGVEVHLPADVVAATEFAADADAVTVRVADGIPTDRIGLDIGPETASGYREVISGAGAVLWNGPMGVFEWDRFAAGTRAVAEAVAGCAGFTVVGGGDSAAAVRRLGLDGDVGHVSTGGGAALEFLEGTDLPGVAALRAP from the coding sequence GTGACCGTCCCCGCACTCGAGGGCGTGAGGCTCGTCGCGGACCTGGATGTCGACGGCGAGCGCGTCCTGCTGCGGGCCGACCTCAACGCTCCCTTGACCGACGGTGCGGTCGCGGACGACCTCCGGCTCACCGCAGCGTTGGACACGCTGCGACACCTGCTCGAGCGCGGTGCTCGGGTGGTGCTGTGCAGCCACCTGGGTCGGCCCGCCGGCGAGCCCGATCCCGCCCTGAGCTTGTCTCCCGTCGGTCGGCGCCTCGGCGAGCTTCTGGGGCAGCCGGTCCCGGTCGCGGCTGACGTCATCGGACCGGATGCGCGCGCCCGCGTCGACGCGCTCGGTGCCGGCGAGGTCGTGCTGCTCGAGAACCTCCGTTTCGAGCCGGGGGAGATGGCCAACGACGACGCCTTCGCCGACGCCCTCTCCGACCTCGTCGACCGGTACGTGGACGACGCCTTCGGGGCGTGCCACCGCGCCCACGCCTCGATCACCGGGGTCCCCGCGCGCGTCCCGGGGGCGGCCGGACTGCTGCTGCAGCGCGAGCTCGCGGTCCTCGGCCGACTCCTGCACGACCCGCCGCGCCCGTACGTCGCGGTGCTCGGTGGTGCCAAGGTCAGCGACAAGCTCGGCGTCCTGCGCAACCTGCTCACGAAGGTGGATGCCCTGGTCGTCGGCGGGGCGATGTGCTTCACGTTCCTGCGTGCGGAGGGTGCGGACGTGGGCGGCTCACGGGTGGAGGACGAGCAGGTCGAGACCGTGCGGGACCTGGTTGCCGACGCGCGCGCGGGGGGCGTGGAGGTGCACCTTCCGGCTGACGTCGTCGCGGCGACGGAGTTCGCCGCCGATGCGGATGCGGTCACCGTCCGGGTCGCGGACGGCATCCCCACCGATCGGATCGGCCTCGACATCGGCCCGGAGACCGCCAGTGGGTACCGCGAGGTGATCTCCGGTGCGGGGGCGGTGCTGTGGAACGGCCCGATGGGCGTGTTCGAGTGGGACCGCTTCGCAGCGGGGACGCGTGCGGTGGCCGAGGCCGTGGCTGGCTGCGCGGGCTTCACCGTCGTCGGTGGGGGTGACTCGGCTGCTGCGGTCCGGCGGTTGGGTCTCGACGGCGACGTCGGGCACGTGTCGACGGGCGGAGGCGCCGCGCTCGAGTTCCTCGAGGGCACCGACCTGCCGGGCGTGGCCGCGCTCCGCGCCCCCTGA